A single window of Channa argus isolate prfri chromosome 10, Channa argus male v1.0, whole genome shotgun sequence DNA harbors:
- the fut11 gene encoding alpha-(1,3)-fucosyltransferase 11 isoform X2 yields MMAGRARLLPCVCLGLLAVLCWVWVSFASFPDDQGPLEVLDAVDRGAFQPQSALAEMEFASIGSYRGPGNSDRRSNKELPILLWWSSGLFPHFPGDTERIDCTMSCLVTSNRKVQLYKRTASIIFYGTDFRAYEAPLPRLHHQTWALFHEESPMNNFLLSHAPGIRLFNYTATFRRESDYPLTLQWLPSLDYLVESVAVSLEEKNRLRKEGLAPVLYMQSHCDVPSDRDRYVKELMKYIEVDSYGKCLNNKPLPEHLEDTATATGEEPGFMNFVARYKFHLALENGLCPDYMTEKLWRPFHQGCVPVYQGSSVVADWMPNNHSAIIINDFPSPKALADFLKHLDENDDEYAKYLEFKKPSHITNTRLLKALETREWGVNDMSKPNYLNGFECYVCDQENARLAAERAYRKAPKKNQPPQPKLANNSHMGCPLPSPGYGDIQDIPPDDRWLQIWPQDYWQSLDQAEGLESLIKHNESDPSLLWKHIQNIAMSRSRGKH; encoded by the exons ATG ATGGCAGGTAGGGCCAGGCTGCTGCCCTGTGTGTGTCTTGGACTGTTAGCTGTCCTGTGCTGGGTCTGGGTCTCTTTCGCCTCCTTTCCAGATGATCAAGGTCCCCTGGAGGTTTTGGATGCAGTGGACCGAGGAGCCTTTCAGCCCCAGAGTGCTCTAGCAGAGATGGAGTTTGCTTCTATTGGTTCATACAGAGGACCTGGCAACAGTGACCGCCGCAGTAACAAGGAGCTCCCCATTCTCCTCTGGTGGAGCTCAGGACTGTTCCCACATTTTCCTGGTGACACTGAACGCATTGACTGTACCATGTCCTGTCTGGTCACAAGCAACCGCAAG GTCCAACTGTACAAGCGGACAGCATCCATAATCTTTTATGGGACAGACTTCAGGGCATATGAGGCACCACTCCCTCGACTGCACCACCAGACCTGGGCACTGTTCCATGAAGAGTCACCCATGAATAACTTCCTCCTGTCCCATGCACCGGGAATCCGGCTGTTCAACTACACTGCCACCTTTCGCAGGGAATCAGACTATCCTCTGACCCTTCAGTGGTTGCCCTCTCTGGACTACTTGGTGGAGTCTGTAGCTGTATCCCTGGAGGAGAAAAACCGTCTGAGGAAGGAGGGTCTGGCTCCTGTGCTATACATGCAGTCACACTGCGATGTGCCATCAGACAGGGACAGATATGTTAAGGAGCTCATGAAGTACATTGAG GTGGACTCTTACGGCAAATGCTTGAACAACAAACCTTTACCTGAACATCTTGAGGACACAGCAACTGCTACCGGAGAGGAACCAGGATTCATGAATTTTGTTGCACGCTACAAATTCCACCTGGCACTCGAAAATGGCCTTTGTCCAGATTACATGACAGAGAAGCTGTGGCGGCCTTTTCATCAAGGCTGTGTGCCAGTCTATCAAGGCTCGTCTGTGGTGGCAGACTGGATGCCCAACAACCACTCTGCAATCATAATAAATGACTTCCCCTCACCAAAAGCTCTTGCTGACTTCCTCAAACATCTTGATGAGAATGATGATGAATATGCAAAATATTTAGAGTTCAAGAAACCCAGCCACATTACTAACACTCGCTTGCTGAAGGCTCTAGAGACTCGTGAGTGGGGGGTTAATGACATGAGTAAACCTAATTACCTGAATGGTTTTGAATGTTACGTGTGTGACCAGGAAAATGCCCGATTAGCTGCAGAAAGAGCATACAGGAAAGCCCCTAAGAAAAACCAACCCCCTCAGCCTAAACTGGCCAATAACTCCCACATGGGATGTCCTCTGCCCAGCCCAGGATACGGAGACATCCAAGATATACCTCCAGATGATAG ATGGTTGCAAATATGGCCTCAGGATTATTGGCAGAGCCTCGACCAAGCAGAGGGGCTGGAGTCCCTGATTAAACATAACGAGTCAGACCCTTCACTGCTGTGGAAACACATCCAAAACATAGCTATGAGCAGATCCAGAGGAAAACACTGA
- the fut11 gene encoding alpha-(1,3)-fucosyltransferase 11 isoform X1: protein MMSVVESSTLKNMAGRARLLPCVCLGLLAVLCWVWVSFASFPDDQGPLEVLDAVDRGAFQPQSALAEMEFASIGSYRGPGNSDRRSNKELPILLWWSSGLFPHFPGDTERIDCTMSCLVTSNRKVQLYKRTASIIFYGTDFRAYEAPLPRLHHQTWALFHEESPMNNFLLSHAPGIRLFNYTATFRRESDYPLTLQWLPSLDYLVESVAVSLEEKNRLRKEGLAPVLYMQSHCDVPSDRDRYVKELMKYIEVDSYGKCLNNKPLPEHLEDTATATGEEPGFMNFVARYKFHLALENGLCPDYMTEKLWRPFHQGCVPVYQGSSVVADWMPNNHSAIIINDFPSPKALADFLKHLDENDDEYAKYLEFKKPSHITNTRLLKALETREWGVNDMSKPNYLNGFECYVCDQENARLAAERAYRKAPKKNQPPQPKLANNSHMGCPLPSPGYGDIQDIPPDDRWLQIWPQDYWQSLDQAEGLESLIKHNESDPSLLWKHIQNIAMSRSRGKH, encoded by the exons ATGGCAGGTAGGGCCAGGCTGCTGCCCTGTGTGTGTCTTGGACTGTTAGCTGTCCTGTGCTGGGTCTGGGTCTCTTTCGCCTCCTTTCCAGATGATCAAGGTCCCCTGGAGGTTTTGGATGCAGTGGACCGAGGAGCCTTTCAGCCCCAGAGTGCTCTAGCAGAGATGGAGTTTGCTTCTATTGGTTCATACAGAGGACCTGGCAACAGTGACCGCCGCAGTAACAAGGAGCTCCCCATTCTCCTCTGGTGGAGCTCAGGACTGTTCCCACATTTTCCTGGTGACACTGAACGCATTGACTGTACCATGTCCTGTCTGGTCACAAGCAACCGCAAG GTCCAACTGTACAAGCGGACAGCATCCATAATCTTTTATGGGACAGACTTCAGGGCATATGAGGCACCACTCCCTCGACTGCACCACCAGACCTGGGCACTGTTCCATGAAGAGTCACCCATGAATAACTTCCTCCTGTCCCATGCACCGGGAATCCGGCTGTTCAACTACACTGCCACCTTTCGCAGGGAATCAGACTATCCTCTGACCCTTCAGTGGTTGCCCTCTCTGGACTACTTGGTGGAGTCTGTAGCTGTATCCCTGGAGGAGAAAAACCGTCTGAGGAAGGAGGGTCTGGCTCCTGTGCTATACATGCAGTCACACTGCGATGTGCCATCAGACAGGGACAGATATGTTAAGGAGCTCATGAAGTACATTGAG GTGGACTCTTACGGCAAATGCTTGAACAACAAACCTTTACCTGAACATCTTGAGGACACAGCAACTGCTACCGGAGAGGAACCAGGATTCATGAATTTTGTTGCACGCTACAAATTCCACCTGGCACTCGAAAATGGCCTTTGTCCAGATTACATGACAGAGAAGCTGTGGCGGCCTTTTCATCAAGGCTGTGTGCCAGTCTATCAAGGCTCGTCTGTGGTGGCAGACTGGATGCCCAACAACCACTCTGCAATCATAATAAATGACTTCCCCTCACCAAAAGCTCTTGCTGACTTCCTCAAACATCTTGATGAGAATGATGATGAATATGCAAAATATTTAGAGTTCAAGAAACCCAGCCACATTACTAACACTCGCTTGCTGAAGGCTCTAGAGACTCGTGAGTGGGGGGTTAATGACATGAGTAAACCTAATTACCTGAATGGTTTTGAATGTTACGTGTGTGACCAGGAAAATGCCCGATTAGCTGCAGAAAGAGCATACAGGAAAGCCCCTAAGAAAAACCAACCCCCTCAGCCTAAACTGGCCAATAACTCCCACATGGGATGTCCTCTGCCCAGCCCAGGATACGGAGACATCCAAGATATACCTCCAGATGATAG ATGGTTGCAAATATGGCCTCAGGATTATTGGCAGAGCCTCGACCAAGCAGAGGGGCTGGAGTCCCTGATTAAACATAACGAGTCAGACCCTTCACTGCTGTGGAAACACATCCAAAACATAGCTATGAGCAGATCCAGAGGAAAACACTGA